A portion of the Mycobacterium paraseoulense genome contains these proteins:
- a CDS encoding glycoside hydrolase family 15 protein, translated as MYSPRVLREYALLADGERGALIGPQGDVAWLCAPRWDSDAVFSNLIGGDGVYAITPTDVRHVWGGFYEPGSLIWRDRWVTRDGIIECREALAFPGDPDRVVLLRRLMGCRGTARVRVLLQPSAAFGRHGAGDPRLDDGIWSGKSGRLRWRWLGGCEARVVKSAHGHGNLITCEVTVDEGGHHDFVLELSERTLPDHPPDPHITWDATEAAWHRSMPELNGTIAPRDARHSYAVLRGLTSSGGGMVAAATMSLPERAHTNQNYDYRYAWIRDQAYAGIAAATVGANELLDRAVEFVGARLLEHGPDLKPAYTVTGASVPSEETLDLPGYPGGADKVGNWVNQQFQLDVFGEALQLLAWAGNAGRLDVEGWRAAQAAIGAIEKRWREPDAGIWEIDNEHWTQSRLACVAGLRAIAKVAGGGSEIAACTSLADTILADTAASSLHPQDGYWQRSPRLTDVDASLLLAPVRGAVPADDPRTRATLDAVRNQLCHDGFVYRFRHDERDLGDAEGAFLLCGFMMALAEHQLGHAHCAMRWFERNRAACGPPGLFCEEYDIRQRQLRGNLPQAFTHALMLECTATLADDAHHC; from the coding sequence ATGTACTCGCCCCGGGTGTTGCGCGAGTATGCGCTGCTCGCCGACGGCGAGCGGGGCGCCCTGATCGGGCCGCAGGGCGACGTCGCGTGGCTGTGCGCGCCGCGGTGGGACTCCGACGCCGTGTTCTCGAATCTCATTGGGGGCGACGGGGTGTACGCGATCACCCCGACCGACGTCCGGCACGTGTGGGGCGGGTTTTACGAGCCGGGCAGCCTGATCTGGCGCGACCGGTGGGTCACCCGCGACGGCATCATCGAATGCCGCGAGGCGCTGGCGTTCCCCGGCGACCCCGACCGGGTGGTGCTGCTGCGCCGCCTCATGGGTTGCCGCGGTACCGCGCGGGTGCGGGTGCTGCTGCAGCCGAGCGCCGCGTTCGGCCGGCACGGCGCGGGCGACCCGAGGCTCGACGACGGGATATGGAGCGGGAAGTCGGGCCGGTTGCGGTGGCGCTGGCTCGGCGGCTGCGAGGCGCGCGTCGTCAAATCGGCGCACGGCCACGGGAACCTGATCACCTGTGAGGTCACCGTCGATGAGGGCGGTCACCACGACTTCGTGCTGGAACTCTCCGAACGCACGCTCCCTGACCACCCGCCCGACCCCCATATCACCTGGGACGCAACGGAAGCCGCGTGGCACCGCAGCATGCCCGAGCTGAACGGCACCATCGCCCCCCGCGATGCGCGGCACTCCTACGCGGTGCTGCGCGGGCTGACCAGCAGCGGCGGCGGCATGGTCGCCGCCGCCACGATGAGCCTGCCCGAGCGCGCGCACACCAACCAGAACTACGACTACCGCTACGCGTGGATCCGCGACCAGGCGTACGCCGGGATCGCCGCCGCCACCGTCGGCGCGAACGAATTGCTGGACCGCGCGGTCGAATTCGTCGGCGCCCGGCTGCTCGAGCACGGCCCCGACCTCAAGCCCGCCTACACCGTCACCGGCGCCAGCGTGCCCAGCGAAGAAACCCTCGACCTGCCCGGCTACCCCGGGGGCGCCGACAAGGTGGGCAACTGGGTCAACCAGCAATTCCAGCTGGACGTCTTCGGCGAGGCGCTGCAGCTGCTGGCGTGGGCCGGCAACGCCGGCCGGCTGGACGTCGAGGGCTGGCGCGCCGCGCAGGCCGCCATCGGTGCGATCGAAAAGCGTTGGCGCGAGCCGGATGCGGGGATATGGGAGATCGACAACGAACACTGGACGCAGTCCCGCCTGGCGTGTGTGGCCGGGCTGCGGGCCATCGCCAAGGTTGCCGGCGGCGGCTCAGAGATCGCCGCCTGCACGTCGCTGGCCGACACCATCCTGGCCGACACCGCCGCCAGCAGCCTGCACCCGCAGGACGGCTATTGGCAGCGCAGCCCGCGGCTGACCGACGTCGACGCGTCGCTGCTGCTGGCGCCCGTGCGCGGGGCCGTCCCCGCCGACGACCCGCGCACCCGGGCCACGCTGGACGCGGTCCGCAATCAGCTCTGCCACGACGGATTCGTCTATCGCTTCCGGCACGACGAGCGCGACCTCGGCGACGCCGAGGGTGCCTTTTTGCTCTGCGGATTCATGATGGCGCTCGCCGAACATCAACTGGGACACGCC
- a CDS encoding GMC family oxidoreductase yields MGDRLRGLLKGAVGPRDNESRFLLDVHSRDLPGEKTMRRYRDDDEVDLVIVGAGAGGSVLAQRLARAGWRVVILEAGPFWHPDEDWVSDEAGSHSLYWTQKRIIGGDDPVELGKNNSGRGVGGSMVHYAGYTPRFHPSDFQTYSLDGVGADWPIDYEDVRPHYERVELELPVAGQNWPWGYPHRYPFSPHPISGAAAKLWRGAMQLGIEMRVGPVGIVNGTFGNRPHCIYRGYCLQGCKVNAKASPYVTHLPDALAHAVEIRANCMAARVELDESGAARGVVYYDEAGGTERLQRAKVVAIAGYSIETPRLLLNSASERFPDGLGNNDDQVGRYVMVQGATQSAGRWSDELRMYKAPPPEVSSEQFYETDPSREFARGFSIQTVSPLPIGWAEHVLADGHWGRALREYMRDYNHWATIGVLNELLPMPDNRVTLADETDPYGLPVARFDYTLCDNDKANMAYSTKVIGDILRASGAQDVLTIQRFAHLIGGARMGTRPDNSVVDSDHRVWGVPNLFLADGSVCPTQGSANPALTIMALASRLAERMATGKIRSDVPATRRSEAGVRG; encoded by the coding sequence ATGGGCGACCGACTCCGCGGCCTGCTCAAGGGAGCGGTCGGGCCCAGGGACAACGAATCGCGGTTCCTGCTCGACGTGCATTCGCGCGACCTGCCCGGCGAAAAGACGATGCGGCGCTACCGCGACGACGACGAGGTGGACCTGGTGATCGTCGGCGCGGGCGCCGGCGGATCGGTGCTCGCCCAACGCCTGGCCCGGGCCGGTTGGCGGGTGGTGATCCTCGAGGCGGGCCCGTTCTGGCACCCGGACGAGGACTGGGTATCCGACGAGGCGGGTTCCCATTCCCTGTACTGGACCCAGAAGCGCATCATCGGCGGCGACGACCCAGTCGAGTTGGGCAAGAACAACTCCGGGCGCGGGGTGGGCGGCTCGATGGTCCACTACGCCGGCTACACGCCGCGATTCCATCCCAGCGACTTCCAGACCTACAGCCTCGACGGGGTCGGGGCGGACTGGCCGATCGACTACGAGGACGTGCGACCGCACTACGAGCGCGTCGAGCTCGAACTGCCGGTGGCCGGGCAGAACTGGCCGTGGGGCTATCCCCACCGTTATCCCTTTTCACCACACCCCATTTCGGGCGCAGCAGCCAAGCTCTGGCGGGGCGCGATGCAGCTCGGCATCGAGATGCGGGTCGGGCCCGTCGGCATCGTCAACGGCACCTTCGGTAACCGCCCGCACTGCATCTACCGCGGCTACTGCCTGCAGGGCTGCAAGGTCAACGCCAAGGCCAGCCCGTACGTCACGCACCTGCCCGACGCGCTGGCCCACGCGGTGGAGATCCGGGCCAACTGCATGGCGGCCCGCGTCGAGCTCGACGAGAGCGGCGCCGCGCGCGGGGTGGTCTACTACGACGAGGCCGGAGGCACCGAGCGGTTGCAGCGAGCCAAGGTCGTCGCGATCGCCGGGTATTCCATCGAAACCCCTCGGCTGCTGCTGAACTCGGCGAGCGAACGCTTCCCGGACGGCTTGGGCAACAACGACGATCAGGTCGGCCGCTACGTGATGGTGCAGGGCGCCACGCAGTCCGCGGGCCGGTGGTCGGACGAGCTCCGGATGTACAAGGCCCCTCCCCCGGAGGTGTCCTCGGAACAGTTCTACGAGACGGACCCGTCGCGGGAGTTCGCCCGTGGCTTCTCCATCCAGACGGTGTCACCCTTGCCCATCGGCTGGGCCGAACACGTGCTCGCCGACGGGCATTGGGGCCGCGCGTTGCGGGAGTACATGCGCGACTACAACCACTGGGCGACCATCGGCGTGCTCAACGAGTTGTTGCCGATGCCGGACAACCGGGTCACCCTCGCCGACGAGACCGACCCGTACGGGCTCCCGGTGGCCCGGTTCGACTACACGCTGTGCGACAACGACAAGGCCAACATGGCGTACTCCACCAAGGTGATCGGCGACATCCTGCGCGCCTCCGGGGCCCAGGACGTACTGACCATCCAGCGGTTCGCCCACCTGATCGGCGGTGCCCGAATGGGCACCCGGCCGGACAACTCGGTCGTCGACTCCGACCACCGGGTGTGGGGGGTGCCGAACCTGTTCCTCGCCGACGGCTCGGTGTGCCCCACCCAGGGCTCGGCGAACCCGGCGCTGACGATCATGGCGCTGGCCTCGCGGCTGGCCGAGCGGATGGCGACCGGCAAGATCCGCAGCGACGTCCCGGCGACCCGGCGATCGGAGGCGGGGGTCCGTGGCTGA
- a CDS encoding gluconate 2-dehydrogenase subunit 3 family protein: protein MADTTRPDHLPNLRPDRKPPHPSWLPKQRRGVTPQMIGRYPDFDVLDTTDSWDEATKKVVLARLEPPGPLRFFSAEEEPCLRAFCDTVLAQDTEPRVPVAESVDSKLADGRLDGYQYADMPDDRDTWRLVLRALDETASGRYGKDSFADAEPDTREAIVDQFSDGHLKGGTWERLNVKRAWSVCMRMVLSGFYSHPWAWNEIGFGGPAYPRGFMRLGGATGDAAAREPFETRGATDEDPVRVVQRGEL, encoded by the coding sequence ATGGCCGACACCACACGCCCCGACCACCTGCCGAACCTGCGACCCGATCGCAAGCCGCCGCACCCGTCCTGGCTCCCCAAACAACGCCGCGGGGTCACCCCCCAAATGATCGGCCGGTACCCGGATTTCGACGTGCTGGACACGACCGACAGCTGGGACGAGGCGACCAAGAAAGTGGTATTGGCGCGGCTGGAGCCGCCCGGCCCGCTGCGGTTCTTCTCCGCGGAAGAGGAACCGTGTCTGCGCGCGTTCTGCGACACGGTGCTGGCGCAGGACACCGAGCCGCGGGTGCCGGTGGCCGAGTCCGTCGACTCCAAGCTCGCCGACGGCCGGCTCGACGGCTACCAGTACGCCGACATGCCCGACGACCGCGACACCTGGCGGCTGGTGCTGCGCGCGCTCGACGAGACCGCGTCAGGCCGCTACGGCAAGGACTCGTTCGCCGACGCCGAGCCCGACACGCGAGAAGCGATCGTCGACCAGTTCTCCGACGGCCACTTGAAGGGCGGAACCTGGGAGCGCCTGAACGTCAAACGCGCGTGGTCGGTCTGCATGCGAATGGTGTTGTCCGGGTTCTACTCCCACCCGTGGGCGTGGAACGAGATCGGGTTCGGCGGCCCAGCCTACCCGCGCGGGTTCATGCGCCTGGGCGGTGCCACGGGAGACGCGGCGGCGCGCGAACCGTTCGAAACAAGGGGCGCCACGGACGAGGACCCCGTCCGCGTGGTGCAGCGCGGTGAGCTGTGA